One window of Buchnera aphidicola (Rhopalosiphum padi) genomic DNA carries:
- the hisIE gene encoding bifunctional phosphoribosyl-AMP cyclohydrolase/phosphoribosyl-ATP diphosphatase HisIE codes for MLNKKENLLHLNWIKTNGMMPTIIQDFSSHSVLMHGYMNKEAFLKTQKEGFVTFYSRTKKRLWTKGEESGNLLKVIDIVTDCDYDTLLILVEPIGKTCHLNRKSCFFLKENASNFLSKLEEIIEDKKNFNADDNSYTASLYKSGTKRIAQKVGEEAVETILAAMKKDSDELINESSDLIYHLIVLLHDQNLNFNLIVENLKKRRIEKL; via the coding sequence ATGTTAAATAAAAAAGAAAATTTATTGCATCTTAATTGGATAAAAACAAATGGTATGATGCCAACTATAATACAAGATTTTTCATCTCATTCAGTTTTAATGCATGGATATATGAATAAAGAAGCTTTTTTAAAAACTCAAAAAGAAGGTTTTGTTACTTTTTATTCTCGAACTAAAAAGCGCTTATGGACTAAAGGAGAAGAATCAGGTAACTTATTAAAAGTTATAGATATAGTTACAGATTGTGATTATGATACTTTATTAATTTTAGTTGAACCTATTGGAAAAACATGTCATTTAAATAGAAAAAGCTGCTTTTTTTTAAAAGAAAATGCGTCAAATTTTCTTTCTAAATTAGAGGAGATTATAGAAGATAAAAAAAATTTTAATGCAGATGATAATTCATATACCGCTAGTTTATATAAATCCGGTACAAAACGTATAGCACAAAAAGTTGGTGAAGAGGCTGTAGAAACAATATTAGCAGCAATGAAAAAAGATTCAGATGAACTTATAAATGAATCTTCAGATTTAATTTATCATTTAATTGTTTTATTGCATGACCAGAATTTAAATTTCAATTTAATCGTTGAAAATTTAAAAAAAAGAAGAATAGAAAAATTATAA
- the gndA gene encoding NADP-dependent phosphogluconate dehydrogenase: MLKQEIGVVGMAVMGKNLALNIESKKYTVSIFNRTRSVTEDVINNNKEKKIFPYFSIKDFVNSLKKPRCILLMVKSGKPTDETIQSILPYLDKGDILIDAGNTFYKDTIRRNNDLLKCGIHFIGMGVSGGESGALNGPSIMPGGSKEAYILVSSMLKKISAKFKDEPCVSYIGPNGAGHYVKMIHNGIEYGDMQLIAEAYFILKNVLNMSNNELSNTFSEWNKGELNSYLIEITKNIFLKKEEDNIHYLIDSILDEAEDKGTGKWISKDALELREPLSLITESVFARYLSSLKDQRLVASKILKGPIINCISSKNKEHFVEEVRRALYLGKIISYAQGFSQLKKASEKYSWNLQYNKIAKIFRSGCIIRASFLERISDAFKNNNVNNLLLTPYFSEISNKYETSLRHITSYAIKYGIPVPTFSSAITYYDNYRTVSSSANLIQAQRDYFGAHTYKRIDKKGYFHTNWLTKKEF, from the coding sequence ATGTTAAAGCAAGAAATTGGTGTTGTAGGAATGGCAGTAATGGGGAAAAATTTAGCGTTAAATATTGAAAGTAAAAAGTATACAGTGTCTATTTTTAATAGAACAAGATCTGTAACGGAAGATGTTATCAATAATAACAAAGAAAAAAAAATTTTTCCATATTTTTCTATTAAAGATTTTGTGAATTCATTAAAAAAACCTAGATGTATTTTACTGATGGTAAAATCAGGAAAACCTACAGATGAAACTATTCAATCTATTCTTCCTTATTTAGATAAAGGAGATATATTAATTGATGCCGGAAATACTTTTTATAAAGATACCATTAGAAGAAATAATGATTTACTTAAATGTGGTATTCATTTTATTGGGATGGGTGTTTCTGGAGGCGAATCAGGAGCATTAAATGGTCCATCTATTATGCCAGGTGGATCAAAAGAAGCATATATTCTTGTTTCTTCTATGTTAAAAAAAATATCTGCAAAATTTAAAGATGAACCATGTGTTAGTTATATTGGTCCAAATGGTGCTGGTCACTATGTTAAAATGATTCACAATGGTATTGAATATGGTGATATGCAATTAATAGCAGAAGCATATTTTATATTAAAAAATGTATTAAATATGAGCAATAATGAATTATCTAATACATTCTCTGAATGGAATAAAGGTGAGTTAAATAGTTATTTAATTGAAATAACAAAAAATATTTTTCTTAAAAAAGAAGAAGACAATATTCATTATTTAATAGATTCCATATTAGATGAAGCAGAAGACAAAGGTACAGGTAAATGGATTAGTAAAGATGCATTAGAGCTTCGTGAACCTCTTTCGCTCATTACAGAATCTGTTTTTGCGAGATATTTATCTTCTCTTAAAGATCAACGTCTTGTTGCATCAAAAATATTAAAAGGTCCAATTATAAATTGTATATCTTCAAAGAATAAAGAACATTTTGTTGAAGAAGTTCGAAGAGCGTTATATTTAGGTAAAATAATTTCCTATGCACAGGGCTTTTCTCAGTTAAAAAAAGCTTCAGAAAAATATTCTTGGAATTTACAATATAATAAAATCGCCAAGATTTTTAGATCTGGATGTATTATTCGAGCTAGTTTCTTAGAAAGAATAAGTGATGCATTTAAAAATAATAATGTAAATAATTTGTTATTAACGCCTTATTTTTCAGAAATATCAAATAAATATGAAACATCCTTACGTCATATTACTTCATATGCAATAAAATATGGTATTCCTGTTCCTACTTTTTCGTCAGCTATAACATATTATGATAATTACCGTACCGTGTCTTCTTCTGCAAATTTAATTCAAGCTCAAAGAGATTATTTTGGAGCACATACTTATAAAAGAATCGATAAAAAAGGATATTTTCATACAAATTGGTTAACTAAAAAAGAGTTTTAA
- the dcd gene encoding dCTP deaminase, protein MRLCDTDIEEWLSKKKLIITPYPKKELINGITVDIHLGNKFRVFYDHTTSCIDLSSSQEKKILDLAKIMSCETVFSKEKPFFLKPGSLALFSTLENIILPNNLVGWLDGRSSLARIGLMIHVTSHRIDPGWNGNIVLEFFNAGKLTLVLTPGIKIAALSFELLSKSVVRPYNSRYESKYKSQNGVVPSRIYEE, encoded by the coding sequence ATGCGTTTATGTGATACAGATATTGAAGAATGGTTAAGTAAAAAAAAATTAATTATTACACCTTATCCTAAAAAAGAATTAATTAATGGGATTACTGTTGATATACATCTTGGTAATAAATTTCGTGTTTTTTATGATCACACCACTTCTTGTATTGATCTAAGTAGTTCACAAGAAAAAAAAATTTTAGATCTAGCTAAAATCATGAGTTGTGAAACTGTTTTTTCTAAAGAAAAGCCGTTTTTTTTAAAGCCTGGATCTTTAGCTTTGTTTTCGACTTTAGAAAATATTATTTTACCAAATAATTTAGTTGGTTGGTTAGATGGACGTTCTTCTTTAGCTCGAATTGGTCTTATGATTCATGTTACATCTCATCGCATTGATCCCGGTTGGAATGGTAACATTGTTTTAGAATTTTTTAATGCAGGAAAGTTAACTTTGGTATTAACTCCTGGAATAAAAATTGCAGCACTAAGTTTTGAATTACTTTCAAAATCAGTTGTACGACCTTATAATTCTCGTTATGAATCTAAATATAAAAGTCAAAATGGAGTTGTTCCTAGTCGAATTTATGAAGAATAA
- the metG gene encoding methionine--tRNA ligase, protein MPNKSRKILVTCALPYANGPIHIGHMLEHIQADIWVRYQRMRNNEVWFISADDAHGTAVMLKSKKLGIKPTKLIKKIKEEHIIDFSNFNISHDHYHTTHCVENLFLLRKIFLSLISQGLINEKEIFQFYDKIKKIFLPDRFIKGTCPFCFSENQSGDNCEICGSIYEPTDLVNPISAISNSVPVLKNTTHLYFNLPVFTNMLNKWIYSGVLEKSVVKKTEEWLKSGLKEWGISRDAPYFGFKIPGFTNKYFYVWLDAPIGYISAFKNLCIKNKKIDFNEFWNKESKCELYHFIGKDIIYFHTLFWPSILEASSFRKPNGIFVHGHLTINGLKLSKSRGFLIKASDWIQCFDSDSLRYYYASKLANNINDIEINLEDFIQKINSDIVNKLVNLASRNTSFIHKYFDGYLSNSLSDVDLYQYFVDISKKIEIFFENRQFSSVIRECIKLLDLANQYISQREPWKIKEDNLDKLHMICTMGINLFRLVMIFLKPIIPDLAKKTEFFLISNLTWESIKTPLLSHKIKKFKKLYNRIHADKILKLSVLCK, encoded by the coding sequence ATGCCTAATAAATCTAGAAAAATTTTAGTTACTTGTGCACTACCGTATGCTAATGGCCCTATTCATATCGGTCATATGCTTGAGCACATTCAAGCAGATATTTGGGTTCGTTATCAAAGAATGAGAAACAATGAAGTTTGGTTTATTTCTGCTGATGATGCACATGGTACAGCTGTTATGTTAAAATCTAAAAAATTAGGAATCAAACCCACAAAATTAATTAAAAAAATTAAAGAAGAGCATATAATAGATTTTTCAAATTTTAATATTTCTCATGATCACTATCATACAACGCATTGTGTGGAAAATTTGTTCTTATTAAGAAAAATATTTTTATCTTTAATCAGCCAAGGACTTATCAATGAAAAAGAAATTTTTCAATTTTATGATAAGATAAAAAAGATATTTCTTCCAGACAGATTTATAAAAGGTACATGTCCTTTTTGTTTTTCAGAAAATCAAAGTGGAGATAACTGTGAAATATGTGGTTCAATTTACGAACCTACAGATTTAGTTAATCCTATTTCCGCTATTTCAAATAGTGTTCCTGTTTTAAAAAATACAACACATTTATATTTTAATTTACCAGTGTTTACTAATATGTTAAATAAATGGATATATTCTGGTGTTTTAGAAAAATCAGTTGTTAAAAAAACAGAAGAATGGTTAAAATCCGGTTTAAAAGAATGGGGAATTTCTCGAGATGCTCCATATTTTGGATTTAAAATCCCAGGATTTACTAATAAATATTTTTATGTTTGGTTAGATGCCCCAATTGGTTATATAAGTGCATTTAAAAATCTTTGCATTAAAAACAAAAAAATAGATTTTAATGAATTTTGGAATAAAGAATCAAAATGTGAATTATATCACTTTATTGGAAAAGATATTATTTATTTTCATACACTGTTTTGGCCTTCAATATTAGAAGCTTCTTCCTTTCGAAAACCTAATGGTATTTTTGTTCATGGTCATCTTACTATAAATGGATTGAAATTATCAAAATCCCGAGGTTTTTTAATTAAAGCATCAGATTGGATTCAATGTTTTGATTCAGATAGTTTACGTTATTATTATGCAAGCAAATTAGCTAATAATATTAACGATATTGAAATTAATCTAGAAGATTTTATTCAAAAGATTAATAGTGATATTGTAAATAAATTAGTTAATTTAGCCTCAAGAAATACTAGTTTTATTCATAAATATTTTGATGGATATTTGTCTAATTCGTTGTCAGATGTTGATTTATATCAATATTTTGTTGATATAAGCAAAAAAATAGAAATTTTTTTTGAAAATCGTCAGTTTAGTAGTGTAATTCGAGAATGTATAAAATTATTAGATTTAGCAAATCAATATATTAGTCAAAGAGAACCATGGAAAATAAAAGAAGATAATTTAGATAAATTACATATGATTTGCACTATGGGAATTAATTTATTTAGATTAGTTATGATTTTTTTAAAACCAATAATACCAGATTTAGCAAAAAAAACAGAGTTTTTTTTAATTTCAAATCTTACTTGGGAAAGTATTAAAACACCGCTTTTGTCTCATAAAATAAAAAAATTTAAAAAATTATATAATAGAATTCATGCTGATAAAATTTTAAAATTATCTGTTTTGTGTAAATAA
- the tilS gene encoding tRNA lysidine(34) synthetase TilS: MIKKIITQYKKKSFLIAYSGGIDSTVLLHKMLKIREKNPQIKIRAIHINHNIHSSSKKWEKHCIQICQKYKIPLITKGINIPLEKNIEERLRIKRYNTIYNYLLYDEILLTGHHLNDQCETLILSLKRGSGPTGLSGISPDNFLGNKRIARPLLKKSKKEVEQWAYENNLKWIEDFSNFNINYDRNFIRHKLIPILEQRWPFFLKNCFRTAIICREETKLKNILLKEKIKDFINFDESLNIKNFKNIKKEISKELIRYWISLKNIKMPSYKTIECIYNEIICSKKDANPKIIIQKNEIRRYKKSLYFIKIQKTISNTFLFWHDTNKKLFLPKNSGYLIKNNKGFKIPAPKKNELINIRFQFEGKILILGREKRRKIKKIWQEYSIPPWLRNQIPLLFYNNRFISAIGVFAIREENFNKEKKIKKHWKISWMNSIQSNSKNFFSFY; this comes from the coding sequence TTGATTAAAAAAATTATCACTCAATATAAAAAAAAATCATTTTTAATAGCATACAGTGGCGGAATAGATTCCACAGTTCTTCTACATAAAATGTTAAAAATAAGAGAAAAAAATCCTCAAATTAAAATACGTGCTATCCATATTAATCATAATATTCATTCATCTTCAAAAAAATGGGAAAAACATTGTATACAAATTTGTCAAAAATACAAAATACCACTAATCACTAAAGGAATTAATATTCCTTTAGAAAAAAATATTGAAGAAAGATTAAGAATCAAACGATATAACACTATTTATAATTATTTACTTTATGATGAAATTTTACTTACTGGACATCATCTAAACGATCAGTGCGAAACATTAATTTTATCTTTAAAAAGAGGAAGTGGACCAACTGGTTTGTCTGGAATATCTCCTGATAACTTTTTAGGAAACAAAAGAATAGCACGTCCTCTTTTAAAAAAAAGTAAAAAAGAAGTAGAACAATGGGCTTACGAAAACAATTTAAAATGGATTGAAGATTTTAGTAATTTTAACATTAATTATGATCGTAATTTTATACGTCATAAATTAATTCCTATATTAGAACAAAGATGGCCTTTTTTTTTAAAAAATTGTTTTCGTACAGCAATCATATGCCGTGAAGAAACTAAATTAAAAAATATACTTTTAAAAGAAAAAATTAAAGATTTTATTAATTTTGACGAATCTTTAAATATTAAAAATTTTAAAAATATAAAAAAAGAGATATCTAAAGAACTCATTCGATATTGGATTTCTTTAAAAAATATAAAAATGCCATCATATAAAACAATAGAATGTATTTATAATGAAATTATATGCAGTAAAAAAGATGCCAACCCAAAAATAATTATACAAAAAAATGAAATTAGACGTTATAAAAAATCTCTCTATTTTATAAAAATACAAAAAACTATTAGCAATACATTTCTATTTTGGCATGACACAAATAAAAAACTATTTCTTCCTAAGAATTCAGGATATTTAATAAAAAACAATAAAGGTTTTAAAATTCCTGCACCTAAAAAAAACGAATTAATTAATATTCGCTTTCAATTCGAAGGTAAAATTCTTATTTTAGGAAGAGAAAAAAGAAGAAAAATTAAAAAAATATGGCAAGAATACAGTATACCTCCTTGGCTCAGAAATCAAATTCCACTTTTATTTTATAATAATCGTTTTATTAGTGCGATTGGCGTATTTGCTATCAGAGAAGAAAATTTTAATAAAGAAAAAAAAATTAAAAAACATTGGAAAATATCTTGGATGAATAGTATTCAATCAAATAGTAAAAATTTCTTTTCATTTTATTAA
- a CDS encoding riboflavin synthase subunit alpha: protein MFTGIVNGIARVVAIDKKKKFHTYTVDFPSFLLKNLKIGDSVAHNGCCLTVKYINNFYVVFDIMQITIENTNLGILNIGDYVNIERSLKYGDEMGGHIISGHITNTAKISKILKLDENYFLWCKVNDNSLMKYIFYKGFICIDGISLTISKIMKDEFCISIIPETLSSTTIGYKKIGQLVNIEIDFYTQIIVDTTKRLIKNKISLLCK from the coding sequence ATGTTTACAGGTATTGTAAATGGAATTGCAAGAGTTGTTGCTATAGATAAGAAAAAAAAATTTCATACTTATACTGTTGACTTTCCATCTTTTTTACTAAAAAACCTAAAAATAGGCGATTCAGTCGCTCATAATGGATGTTGTTTAACTGTTAAATATATTAACAATTTCTATGTAGTTTTTGATATTATGCAAATTACGATTGAAAATACTAATTTAGGAATTTTAAATATAGGAGATTATGTTAATATTGAAAGATCATTAAAATATGGTGATGAAATGGGAGGTCATATAATATCCGGTCATATTACGAATACAGCTAAAATTTCTAAAATATTAAAATTAGATGAAAATTATTTTTTATGGTGTAAAGTCAATGACAATTCTTTAATGAAATATATTTTTTATAAAGGTTTTATCTGTATTGATGGGATTAGTTTAACTATTAGCAAAATTATGAAAGATGAATTTTGCATTAGTATAATACCAGAAACTTTATCTTCAACTACTATAGGATATAAAAAAATAGGACAATTGGTGAATATTGAAATTGATTTCTATACTCAAATAATTGTAGATACAACAAAACGTTTAATTAAAAATAAAATATCTTTGTTATGTAAATAG
- the rsxA gene encoding electron transport complex subunit RsxA: MKNYFFFVLSNVLIDNFILVKFLGLCPFIGASNQIERAFGMSFATSFVVIISTTLLWFINSFILLPFNLVYLRIIVYMLIISFGVQLIEIVLRGTSPILYRTLGIFLPLITTNCAVLAIPLFSLYLNHTFLESVLYAVSASFGFTLVMVIFSSIRERILLSDVPFVFKGSPIVLITVSLISIVFMGFRGLVKI, encoded by the coding sequence ATGAAAAATTACTTTTTTTTTGTTTTATCAAATGTATTAATTGATAATTTTATTTTAGTAAAATTTCTTGGTTTATGTCCTTTTATAGGTGCATCAAATCAAATAGAAAGAGCTTTTGGAATGAGTTTTGCTACTTCTTTTGTTGTAATTATATCAACAACTTTACTGTGGTTTATTAACTCTTTTATTTTATTACCTTTTAATTTAGTTTATTTAAGAATTATAGTGTATATGTTGATTATTTCTTTTGGTGTTCAATTAATAGAAATTGTTTTACGAGGGACCAGTCCTATTTTGTATCGTACACTTGGTATTTTTCTCCCATTAATTACAACTAATTGTGCTGTTTTAGCTATTCCATTATTTAGTCTTTATTTAAATCATACATTTTTAGAATCTGTTCTTTATGCAGTCAGTGCATCCTTTGGATTTACTTTAGTCATGGTTATATTTTCTAGTATTCGTGAACGTATATTATTATCTGATGTTCCTTTTGTATTTAAAGGATCTCCTATTGTTCTTATTACTGTAAGTTTAATATCTATTGTATTTATGGGATTTAGAGGTTTAGTAAAAATTTAA
- a CDS encoding RnfABCDGE type electron transport complex subunit B: protein MTVILIFSILSLFLGIILSYIKYSFPIKKNSVVVAVDNLLPQSQCAQCGYSGCYPYAKAIVKDSENINKCIPGGSDLTFKIAKVLNIENVEKSLDSSATKNEKKIYTTVLIDEKNCVGCSKCASFCPVDAIIGSPNFMHTVLQKFCTGCNICLLHCPTNCIKIIKE, encoded by the coding sequence ATTACAGTTATTTTAATTTTTTCTATTTTATCTCTTTTTTTAGGTATAATCTTAAGTTATATAAAATATAGTTTCCCAATAAAAAAAAATTCTGTTGTAGTTGCAGTTGATAATTTATTACCTCAGAGTCAATGTGCACAGTGTGGTTACTCTGGGTGTTATCCTTATGCAAAAGCAATAGTAAAAGATAGTGAAAATATTAATAAATGTATTCCTGGAGGAAGTGATTTAACATTTAAAATTGCTAAAGTATTAAATATAGAAAATGTAGAAAAATCTTTAGATAGTTCAGCTACTAAGAATGAAAAAAAGATTTATACTACTGTTTTAATTGACGAAAAAAATTGTGTTGGTTGTTCTAAATGCGCTTCCTTTTGCCCAGTAGATGCAATAATTGGTTCTCCTAATTTTATGCATACAGTATTACAAAAATTTTGTACTGGTTGTAATATTTGTTTATTACATTGTCCTACAAATTGTATAAAAATAATTAAAGAATAA
- the rsxC gene encoding electron transport complex subunit RsxC yields the protein MKKKYNFKGGIQCISIKKDPREYFLNYLPDPEKFFIYIKYSHFKKNRLRVKVGQEVLCGQPLTFGDDLIVPVHSPTSGWIKNIYFNPKSSDKNQEKIKIVILSNHLNKWIRLKTIKNYKTYTPQSLIKIIYQSGIVGLGGAQFPSSKKLTLSINKVHTLIVNGIESEPCMTADYCLMQNYINEILIGCKIVAWISKVKDILIVIQEDKTELILKIQKIIENKQLFKLCIIRKKYPGGSSKILIKSLTGKEIPYGKHSIDMGYLVFNVATIYAIKRSIINGEPLIKRIVTLYNKDKNILSKNFWVKIGTPIHFFLNYLKIDSNLNTLIYSGGVFMRYLIVNLNYSIQKNMNCIYVKKNKKNKKKIEYPCINCGYCVHACPVNLLPQEMFLYCKNSDNQKLKQLNILDCIECTVCEKVCPSNIPLVKYFRIGKKIQKNIDIENDRKKLFSSLFRKREKRLLIEKKIFYSKDQISNIKKLDIFSRTQEKEENNSINQKIIEKSLRKEMLKEAIKRAKLKR from the coding sequence ATAAAAAAAAAATATAATTTTAAAGGTGGCATTCAATGTATATCAATAAAAAAAGATCCTAGAGAATATTTTTTAAATTATTTACCTGATCCTGAAAAATTTTTTATTTACATAAAATACAGTCATTTTAAAAAAAATAGATTGAGAGTAAAAGTAGGTCAAGAAGTTTTATGTGGACAACCTTTAACCTTTGGCGATGATTTAATAGTTCCTGTTCATTCTCCTACTTCAGGTTGGATAAAAAATATTTATTTTAATCCAAAATCTTCTGATAAAAATCAAGAAAAAATAAAAATTGTTATTTTATCTAATCACTTAAATAAGTGGATTAGATTAAAAACTATTAAAAATTATAAAACATATACTCCTCAAAGTTTAATAAAAATAATTTATCAATCAGGTATTGTTGGTCTTGGAGGTGCTCAATTTCCTTCTTCTAAAAAACTAACGTTAAGTATTAATAAAGTACATACATTGATTGTAAACGGAATTGAAAGTGAACCATGCATGACAGCTGATTACTGTCTAATGCAAAATTATATTAATGAAATTTTAATAGGGTGTAAAATTGTAGCTTGGATATCTAAAGTTAAAGATATTTTAATTGTTATTCAAGAAGATAAAACAGAATTGATTTTAAAAATTCAAAAAATTATTGAAAATAAACAATTATTTAAACTTTGTATTATACGAAAAAAATATCCTGGTGGAAGTAGTAAAATACTTATTAAATCTTTAACAGGAAAAGAAATTCCTTATGGCAAACATTCTATAGATATGGGATATCTTGTTTTTAATGTGGCAACTATATATGCTATTAAAAGATCTATTATTAACGGAGAGCCATTAATTAAACGTATTGTGACTCTTTATAATAAAGATAAAAATATTTTATCTAAAAATTTTTGGGTTAAAATAGGAACTCCTATTCATTTTTTTTTAAATTATTTAAAAATAGATAGTAATTTAAATACATTAATATATTCAGGAGGTGTTTTTATGAGATATTTAATTGTTAATTTAAATTATTCGATACAAAAAAACATGAATTGTATTTATGTAAAAAAAAACAAAAAAAATAAAAAAAAAATTGAATATCCGTGTATTAATTGTGGTTATTGTGTACACGCATGTCCAGTTAATTTACTTCCTCAGGAAATGTTTTTATATTGTAAAAATAGTGATAATCAAAAATTAAAACAATTAAATATTTTAGATTGTATTGAATGTACAGTATGTGAAAAAGTTTGTCCTAGTAATATTCCATTAGTTAAATATTTTAGAATTGGAAAAAAAATACAAAAAAATATAGATATAGAGAATGATCGTAAAAAATTATTTTCATCTCTTTTTAGAAAACGAGAAAAAAGATTGTTAATTGAGAAAAAAATATTTTATTCAAAAGATCAGATTTCTAATATTAAAAAGTTAGATATTTTTTCAAGAACACAGGAGAAGGAAGAAAATAATTCTATTAATCAAAAAATTATAGAAAAGTCTCTTAGAAAAGAGATGTTAAAAGAAGCAATAAAACGTGCAAAATTAAAAAGATAA
- a CDS encoding RnfABCDGE type electron transport complex subunit D produces the protein MNILYISNAYDVRKIMILVILACIPGLCTEIYFFGYGVLIQMLLFIIISLLFELIILKIRRKNIKNSLFDCSSVLTAVLLGLSIPFVLPWWMIIFGCFFSIVISKYLYGGLGQNIFNPAMIAYVVLLISFPVHMSSWNEKNSSLSFYKDIKNSINLILFHQKKYDFKEKIYPDSFTEATPLDDFKTKSHFNYDLSQEELLIKKKTKNVSIAWKYINISFLIGGLFLLYKNIICWRIPLSFLSSLFFFSSTTYFYSQNIFCSPLFHLFSGGTMICAFFIATDPVTTSSTKIGKIFFGSIMGFLVWIIRNYSDYPDGIGFSVLFANMIVPLMDAYLKTSGYGRKNS, from the coding sequence ATGAATATTCTTTATATAAGTAATGCTTACGATGTAAGAAAAATAATGATTTTGGTTATTTTGGCTTGTATTCCAGGATTGTGTACTGAAATTTATTTTTTCGGATACGGTGTCTTAATACAAATGTTATTATTTATAATAATTTCTTTATTGTTTGAGTTAATAATTTTAAAAATAAGACGTAAAAATATTAAAAATAGTTTATTTGATTGTTCATCAGTTTTAACTGCAGTTTTACTTGGATTAAGTATTCCTTTTGTACTTCCTTGGTGGATGATAATTTTTGGTTGTTTTTTTTCTATTGTTATTTCAAAATATTTATACGGCGGACTTGGACAAAATATATTTAATCCAGCTATGATTGCTTATGTAGTGTTGTTAATATCTTTTCCTGTACATATGAGTTCTTGGAATGAAAAAAACTCTTCTTTATCTTTTTACAAGGATATAAAAAATTCAATAAATTTAATTCTTTTTCATCAGAAAAAATATGATTTTAAAGAAAAAATATATCCTGATAGTTTTACAGAAGCAACTCCTTTAGATGATTTTAAAACTAAATCTCATTTTAATTATGATTTATCTCAAGAGGAATTATTAATTAAAAAAAAGACAAAAAATGTTTCGATAGCTTGGAAATATATAAATATAAGCTTTTTAATAGGAGGACTTTTTTTATTATATAAGAATATTATTTGTTGGCGTATTCCATTAAGTTTTTTATCTAGTTTGTTTTTTTTTTCAAGTACAACTTATTTTTATTCACAAAATATTTTTTGTTCTCCTTTATTTCATCTTTTTTCTGGAGGAACGATGATCTGTGCTTTTTTTATAGCCACTGATCCTGTAACTACTTCTTCTACTAAAATAGGAAAAATATTTTTTGGTTCGATCATGGGTTTTTTAGTATGGATTATTCGGAATTATAGTGATTATCCAGATGGTATTGGTTTTTCAGTATTATTTGCTAATATGATTGTTCCATTAATGGACGCTTATTTAAAAACATCTGGGTATGGTCGTAAAAATTCATGA
- the rsxG gene encoding electron transport complex subunit RsxG, which produces MKFFKETIINAFLMSFFAFFSLSSIIFIKNITNYQIESIKEKEKNIFVKQVIPTNMYNTFDKKFFLIKNKLLGDQKKHNLWVLFKDKKAKAAIVESVAPDGYSGSISILVAAYFNGKIIGVRVLSHKETPGIGDKIEISISNWITKFKNMNVVDLKDKKFLLKKYGGQIEQFTGATITPQSVANAVKRTVFFIKTVPLIFSL; this is translated from the coding sequence ATGAAATTTTTTAAAGAAACTATAATAAATGCATTTTTAATGAGTTTTTTTGCTTTTTTTTCTTTATCAAGTATCATTTTTATTAAAAATATAACGAATTATCAAATAGAGAGTATAAAAGAAAAAGAAAAAAATATTTTTGTTAAACAAGTCATACCAACTAATATGTATAACACTTTTGACAAAAAATTTTTTTTAATAAAAAATAAATTGTTAGGAGATCAAAAAAAACATAATTTATGGGTGTTATTTAAAGATAAAAAAGCTAAGGCGGCAATTGTTGAAAGTGTTGCACCAGATGGGTATTCTGGATCTATTTCTATCTTAGTTGCTGCATATTTTAATGGAAAAATTATTGGTGTGCGAGTTTTATCTCATAAAGAAACTCCAGGAATTGGAGATAAAATTGAAATATCTATTTCTAATTGGATTACAAAATTTAAAAATATGAATGTAGTAGATTTAAAAGATAAAAAATTTTTATTAAAAAAGTATGGGGGTCAAATTGAACAATTTACAGGCGCTACAATTACACCTCAATCGGTTGCTAATGCTGTAAAGAGAACCGTCTTTTTTATTAAGACAGTACCATTAATATTTTCATTATAA